The genomic window CAATATCGCCTTCAACAAAATGTAATCTAGAATTTTCAAGTTCTCTTATGCGGTTATCGTCTATATCCATGCCGTATATTTCCCAATCTGTGCTTGCAAGTACTTCTTTTGTAAGATGGTAGCCAATAAAACCATTTACACCTAAAATTAAGATTTTCACAAATATCCCCCTTCTAAAAGATTTAAAATTTCTTGTTCTTTATATGTTTTACCATCGTATTCAACTTCTTTTAATTCCAGTGAGCCTTTTTTCGCTCCAATGTAAACTTTATTGTCTATTTTGATAATTTGTTTTGGCGGTAATTGGATGCTAGAAGGTATTGCCCACCATATAATTAGTTCTTTACCTTTATAGTAGCAAAATGCACCAGGGTAGGGTTTTGTAACAGCTCTTATTAAGTTGTATATTTCTATTGCAGTTTTGTTAAAATCAATTAGACCATCTTGTTTTGTTCTTCTGCCAAAATAACTTGCTTTTGACTCATCTTGTTTTACTGGCTTTACTGTATTGTTTTTAATATGTGGCAAAGTTTCATCCAAAAGTGTAAAGGCTAATTTTTCCAGTTTTTCATAAAGCGTTTTTGCTGTATCATAAAAGTCTATATCTATGCACTTTTGAGCAATAATATCACCAGCATCAGGTTTTTTTACCATATAATGAAGCGTAACGCCTGTTTGTTTTTCACCATTTACCAAAACCCAGTTTACAGGCGCTCTGCCACGATAAGCTGGCAAGCATGAGCCATGCAGATTTATAGCTTTAAATGGCGGTATTCTTAGAATGTCTTCGCAAATTAGGTTTCTGTAGTAAAAAGAAAAAATAATATCAGGTTTATAGCTTGCGATTTTATCAATCCATTCTTTTGTATTTACATTTTCTGGCGCAAAATACTCTATATTATTTTTTTTGCACCAATCTTGAACACTTTCAAACCATATATTTTCATTTTTATCATTTTTGTGTGTAAAAACACATTTTATATCAAATCTATGTTTTTTGAGGGCTGAACAACCAATCACGCCCATATTATGATATGCAAAGACAACCGTTTTCATTGGTTTTCTTCTGTTTTTTTAAGTTTTTTTAGAGAGTCATCTTTTGATTCATATATATTTTCAATTACAAATACAGGTCTGTTTTTAACCTGTTTGTAAATTCTTCCTATGTACTCTCCAAGTATGCCAAATGCAAAAAATTGAGCGCCAATGAGAATAAAAAGGACACTGAAAAGTGAAAATACACCGCCTAAAGCCCACTCAACACCGTAAAATATTCGCCCAAGTGCCAATACAATGCCAAGCAAAATACCAAAAGCTGCAGTTAAGATACCACCATATAACAAAATCTCAAGCGGTAGGTTTGAAAACGAAGTCATTAAATCAAACATTAAATTTACAAGCTTGATAAGTGAGTATTTCGATTTTCCAGCCTGTCTTTGACTGTGCTGTATTGGTATCTCAACAATATTTTTTGTATAGTATGTTGCAATAGCTGGTATAAATACAGTTTTTTCGTCATTGTTCAGCATGCGTTCAACTATCTTTTTTCTGTAGCCTCTAAGCATACAACCCCAGTCGTTTAAATCAACTTTTGTGATTTTTTTTGTTATATAATTGTTTAAGTGAGAAGAAAATTTTCTAAAGATAGAATCTTTTCTTTGCTGTCTTATTGTTGCTATGACATCATAGCCTTCGTTAAATTTTTCAACAAGTTTTGGTATTTCTTCAGGTGGGTTTTGAAGATCGGCATCCATTGTGATTACTTTATCGCCTGAAACCACACTAAACCCTGCAAAAATTGCAGCATGTTGTCCATAATTTCTTGCAAGTTCAACTACTTTTACATTTCCTTTTAGGCTTTTTAAAATATTTAGAGAATTATCTTTGCTGCCATCATCTACATATATGATTTCGTAATCCTCATTTAAAGAATTCAAAACATTTAATAGTCTTTCGTGTAAAGGTAAAATATTTTCTTCTTCATTGTAAACAGGTATAACAACAGATATCATTTTTTTACTCCAAAGAAAGCTTTTCTATTCACAAACAAAGCGGCATTTCCGACAATTACCGATAACCATAATGTGCAAATCCTGGCTAAAATAGTAGCAGGCAAGCTAATATATACAGGAATGCCTATATATACAAGCAAACCAAATAACGTTAAATCTGATACAATTAATCCTCCAGGCAACATGGACAGACTTCCAACAAGAGTTGCAAAGCCAAATATTACAGTTGTTTTTATAATATTTACATTATAGCCAAAACCTTTTAAAATTAAACTAAGCGATATACCCTCGCTTGTCCAGGCAAGTATAGTAATTAAAATCACTTCACTAAAAAGTCCTATGGTAAAAAATGACACCATATCTTTTAAAACAACGTAATATTTCCTTATAGTGTATGGCAAAATTGTTCTAAGTTTTATAAATATTTGTTTAAATATCTTTGGATAAAAAATTATACTTACTGCAATTATGAGAATTGCTCCCAAAATAGAAAATTTTTGCAAATAAAACATACCAATTAAAGATATCACAGAAAGTATCAAAAAATCAACATAAATTTCTGCAAATGTAGCAGATAGAGTTTTTTTAAACGGTGTTTTTGTTATATTTTCTATAATATAGTTTTTTATGGTATAGCCAAATTTAACTGGCGTAACACTCATTGAAAGACCACATAAAAAAATTTTTAAATCTGTAAAAAAACCAATTTTTATATGTAGTTTTTTAATATATATGTGCCACCTAAAAAACTTTATAAAATCGTTTCCGAATCCAAAAAAAGCTGCACCAATCAAATATATTTTATCAAAATATTCTAAAGATTGTACAGCTTTTTTGAAATCAGCGAAAAAACCTATTGCTGATATTATAAGAAACAGTATTACAAGCAATATAAAAAATTTTTTCAATTAATCTATTTGCCCCTTATTAGATATGATACTAAAGTATGGTTCTTTTAATAGTACATAGTAATGTCTATATGCAAATTTTGGTATTTCCTTTGTCTTGATAAGTAATATCACTCTTTTGTCTGAATCCCAAACTTTTTTGAATTGTTCAATGTTTGGAAACCATTTTTCTTGTTCTTTTGGTGATAGGTGACTACGACCAAATCCAAGCTCATTTACGCTATCAATTTGTATTGTTCTTTTTTGTGTGTAATAGTTAAAAGATTGTCTATAGAGTTTATATTGACCCAAAATATCCCCTTTTTTGTATATTTTATCCACAAAAAGAGCAACAGGCTTTGTAGTTTTGTAGTATATTGTATAAGCTTCTGTGGGAAATATTGATAGATTATAAAAAATCATCATACCAAAAAATATACTTAAAAACGTTTTT from Desulfurella sp. includes these protein-coding regions:
- a CDS encoding formyltransferase, encoding MKTVVFAYHNMGVIGCSALKKHRFDIKCVFTHKNDKNENIWFESVQDWCKKNNIEYFAPENVNTKEWIDKIASYKPDIIFSFYYRNLICEDILRIPPFKAINLHGSCLPAYRGRAPVNWVLVNGEKQTGVTLHYMVKKPDAGDIIAQKCIDIDFYDTAKTLYEKLEKLAFTLLDETLPHIKNNTVKPVKQDESKASYFGRRTKQDGLIDFNKTAIEIYNLIRAVTKPYPGAFCYYKGKELIIWWAIPSSIQLPPKQIIKIDNKVYIGAKKGSLELKEVEYDGKTYKEQEILNLLEGGYL
- a CDS encoding glycosyltransferase, whose translation is MISVVIPVYNEEENILPLHERLLNVLNSLNEDYEIIYVDDGSKDNSLNILKSLKGNVKVVELARNYGQHAAIFAGFSVVSGDKVITMDADLQNPPEEIPKLVEKFNEGYDVIATIRQQRKDSIFRKFSSHLNNYITKKITKVDLNDWGCMLRGYRKKIVERMLNNDEKTVFIPAIATYYTKNIVEIPIQHSQRQAGKSKYSLIKLVNLMFDLMTSFSNLPLEILLYGGILTAAFGILLGIVLALGRIFYGVEWALGGVFSLFSVLFILIGAQFFAFGILGEYIGRIYKQVKNRPVFVIENIYESKDDSLKKLKKTEENQ
- a CDS encoding lysylphosphatidylglycerol synthase transmembrane domain-containing protein, whose protein sequence is MKKFFILLVILFLIISAIGFFADFKKAVQSLEYFDKIYLIGAAFFGFGNDFIKFFRWHIYIKKLHIKIGFFTDLKIFLCGLSMSVTPVKFGYTIKNYIIENITKTPFKKTLSATFAEIYVDFLILSVISLIGMFYLQKFSILGAILIIAVSIIFYPKIFKQIFIKLRTILPYTIRKYYVVLKDMVSFFTIGLFSEVILITILAWTSEGISLSLILKGFGYNVNIIKTTVIFGFATLVGSLSMLPGGLIVSDLTLFGLLVYIGIPVYISLPATILARICTLWLSVIVGNAALFVNRKAFFGVKK